In the Sedimentisphaera cyanobacteriorum genome, GGCAAATGGCATCTGGACGGTTACGGCAAGCCTCAGTGGGACCCTAAGCGGAATTTCGGCTATCAGGATAATCGGTATATGTTCAACCGCGGCCACTGGAAAAAACTAATTGTTAAAGATAACGGTGGTGCACTGCCGCCGGAGCACTATGTTGACGGCAAGCTGACAATGATGTGGAAACTGCCCTCACAAGAAAGCGTAATCGGTGACGAAAAATCCTTCACCACAGATTTTCTCTGCGACCGCACAATACAGGCGATAGAACGCGATAAAGACAGGCCGTTCTGCGTTATGTGCTCAATACCCGATCCTCACGGACCGGATAAAGTGCGAAGTCCTTACAATAAGATGTATGATAAGGATAAATTCGAAGAGCCCCGAACACTGGATGCAGGCAAAAACCTTCCCGGCTGGTTAAGCAAAGGGAAAAATTGGACAGACGGTTTTACTGAGAGTCAGAGGAACGGACTCGCTGAATATTTCGGCATGGTAAAGTGCATCGATGATAATGTTGGCAAGATCCTCGCTTACCTCAAACGCACAGGTCTCGAGGAAAACACAATCGTTGTCTTCACCTCCGACCACGGCGATCTCATGGGCGAGCACAACCGCCACAACAAAGGCCTGCCATACGAAACATCAGCCCGAATACCGTTTGTTATCAAATATCCGGGAAAGATTAAGCCGGGCAAAATCGTCAGGAAGGCAAACACCAACACCGATTTCGCACCTACTATCCTTTCGCTGATGGGTTTTGAAGGCGAGCTCAAAGGCTGCCACGGCGAGGACATCTCTAAAGATTTCACAAGCCATGAGAAGATTGTCGATTCTGAGAGAATCGTGTACTTCCGCCATGCAAACGAAAATTGGGCTGCAGCTGTTAGCAGCAGATACAAGCTGGTGCTATCTACTGTTGACAGGCCTTGGCTTTTCGACCTTGAGAAAGACCCAGACGAGCTCATTAATTTCTACAATAAAAAAGAATATGCAGGCGTTGCACAGAGATTCAAAAAAGCGATTGTTGAGCAGATGAAAAAATTTGAAGAGCCTATGCTCAAAAACGGCAATTTAAAGATGTCTTAAAAACGGAGAAAACTTTGAAAGTTAAAACATTTTTTACCGCAGCGGTCTTGCTGACGTTTGCTTTATCGCAGGCCAGAGCAGAAACGTATTATATAGACAGCCAAGAAGGCAGCGATTCCAATTCCGGCCTTTCGGAAAGCTCTCCGCTTGAAGGCTTTGAAAAGGTGAACTCAAAATCATTTGCATCAGGCGATAAAATCCTGATTAAGCGGGGCAGCAAAATTAACGGCTCGCTCAAAATCTCAGCAAACGCCTCTGCGGAAAATCCCCTTGTGATAGCTCCATACGGCAAAGGACAAGAGCCTGTTATAGACGCCGCAGGATACCTCGCAGGCGTGCATATAAAAAACTCCAGCGGAGTTGTGCTTAAGGGGATCGAAATCACAGGCGACGCCGGCAAACCGAAGGAGAAATTCAATCAAACTCAGCGATACGCTGTGCTTGTGGAAGCGGATAAAGGCGGGGTGCATAAATCGATCCGTCTGGAAGAGCTGGATATACACGATATCTTCGCTGCCAAACAGAGACCTTCAGACGGCAAAAACAAAACATCAAACAGAGCAGTAGGGATTTTGTTCTCGTCCGGCGGAAACACGAATTCATTTCTCTCTGATTTGACTGTAATAAACTGCCGAATCAGGAAAACCGGATTCACCGGCATAAGCTTCAGCTGCAATAACAAAGAAGAAAAATACTACAACACCGGCATTCGCGTTTTGAAAAACAGACTGCAGTATATCGGCGGGCCTGGCATCCAGCCCAGCAGGGCAAAAGATATGCTCGTGCAGGGCAATAAGGTTTACCGCTCGGGGTCAACTGCAGATAAGAGGATGCATTCACGAGGCAGCGGCATCTGGACATGGTCGTGCAGCGATGTGCTTATAGAGAAAAATAAATTCACTCAGGCAGGCGGGAAGGCCGATTCCTGCGGAATGCACATAGACTTCAACTGCCGGAATGTGGTTATACAGTATAACTACAGCGCATACAATGCCGGCGGTTTTATCGAAATCCTCGGGAACAACCACAACTGCGCATACCGCTACAACGTAAGCGTTAATGACGGCTTCCGCGAGAAAGGCAAAAAAGGCGCACATCAAGAGGGCAAAATCCTCTGGACAAGCGGATACGTAGGACGAAACAGAGAAAAGCACGGGCCGTACAACTCCTATATCTACAACAATACGATCTATACAAAGCCCGGGAGCAGATCCTGCTTTTCCATCTCACCCACCACTCAGGGACTGCTGATTGCGAACAATATATTCTGCCTGAACGGAAAGACGGTAAACGTTTTGGGCGATCAGGACAATCAAAAGGCTCGTTCGGAAAACCCGTTTGAACCGGTTGTCTTCAAGAACAACATCTACTGCAGCCCAGATATCCTGCCGGAAGATTTGGGCATCAAAGATTCGAACCCAATCTATGGAAGCCCTGATTTTCAGCAGCCCGGAGGCTGGCAGGTTCAGAATTACATTCCTCAAAACAAAGGGCTGATAAAGGATAAGGGCATTGAAATCCCCAAACTCCCAAGCGATGAAACAGGCCTTGAGATAGGGCTTGAGCCCCCGCACGATTTTGCCGGAAAAGAAATAAAAGGAAGGCCGGATATAGGCGCTTTTGAAATCGATTAACCTTACTTATTTTTATTGAGGAATTGCTATGCTCTCGCGTTTTTTACCAAATCAGCGGGTTGTGTTTTTATTGTTGTGCGTTTTTGGTTTTCAGGCTATGGCGCAGTCCGCATTCCAGCCTTACAATACCGGCAGCGATAATATAATCCACATTACCGCCGCAGACTTCGACGGCGTCGGGGCGAAGGATTACGTTGTATGTATGTCCGTTCAGGGCAAGATCAAGGCCTACGACCGCCCCGCTCTTCACCCGCAGGGCAGCAGCCCGCTTCTCTGGGAATACTCAACGCCCGTAAGCTTTAATATTATGATAAAGGCAGCGCAGGCAAACAGCCAGAGCCCGGGCGAGGAGATTTTAATCCCGGGAACAGACGGCAAACTCAGAATACTCTCCAGCCAAGGTGAGCTTCTAAGCGAAAAGCCTGTTGGCTCGGGAGCTATGTACTGCGCCGAGACGGGCAAAAACAGCTCAGGCGAGATAATAATCGCAGCAGGCGGAGTTGACGGGAGCGTATATTTCCTTGACGAGGCAGGCAGTCAGCTTGCTGCGAAAACGCCTGCGAACAAGGGCATTGTAAGACGAATTGCGGCTGGGAACTTCGACGGCACGGGCGGTGATGAGATTGCGGTGTTCTATATTCAGAAGGGCTTTGCAGGGAACCGCTATATCGAATTTTACGACCTCGACACTTTCGAGCGTCCGTCATATTTGCAAATTGAAGAACCGCTTTACGACGATGCCGGCCCGACGGTAGCATGGGGACATACAGGAATGGGCTGGACAGACAAGCAGACACCCTGGGCCTATGATATGGACGGGGACGGAGACGAGGAAATCGCTGCGCACTGGGGAGTGCTTCATCCCGAATCAGGTTCTACAGAGACGAGGCTTTCAGAATTCGTTGATGACGGCGAACTTCTCTATCTCGGCCAGGACTATGAAAACGCCTATGAGACTACGCCCACAGGCAAATATCTCCTTCAGCAGGGCATTCCGGGAAATTTTAAAGGCGGCGCGGAATACCCCGACACCGAGCTTTTTACTGTTTACGGCGATGATCTGTATCTCGTAAATTACGACACGTCCAAAAGCCCAGAAACAAACAGATGCGAAGTTTCAGACTACACAAACGCTCACCCGCTCTACCACTTCACCGATGCAGCAAGGCTCGAAGACCGAAGCGGCGGGCTCGATAAAATCGTGCTTGCAGGCCCGATCACCGGAGACGACCATTTCTACACAGTGGATTTATCAGGCGATAACTGGAAACAGCAGGCGCAGACAATAGACGGAAGAGGAGTGCTGGGTGAGGTGGATTCAAATCTCGATCAGCTCTGGGACGATTTAGAGGGTTTCTCAGGCTCGCAGGCCTCTTTCCAAAAGCCGATATGGTTCATTCACTACTTCTCCAGCTGGCTGGGCTGGGAGATGACTCCGGAAAACATTGAAACTCACGGGCAGATGGTTGAAGATGCGATAAAATCTTGGGAGAATACGCTCGGAGGCAATCCGCAGAGGGTTGTCTTTGCTGCAAGCCATAGTCCAAATGTTATCGGACCAAACGGAGGCGACCCGGATATAACACCTGAAGGTATGGTGGCCTACTGCGCAGAGCTTGCATCCAGAGGGATATATTTCTGCCTCAAAATCGGCCACGGCCAGAATCTCTATATGTCTGCGGAAAATCTTGCAGACTGCTATGAGGCCTCAGTGGTTGGAGGCGAATGTTATATGATGGCCAGGACAAAGGAGCTTCATACAATCGATGCCTATAAGCCTCACATGGACGCAGTGCTTCAAAGATCCCAGCAGATCGGCGAAGAGCCCGCTAAGATAATGCTCTGCGGGAAAGGGGCAATCTTTTCTGCTATGACACCCTCTCAGGCCTCGACTTACTTCCCTGCATACAAGGACATCCTGATGCCGGGCGTAGAAAATTCCAACGTTAATGCTGTTGACTGGAGCTTTTCCGAAAGGGTAGGCCTATGGATGTCCGAACAGGTTGAATCATGGGGCTGCAATCTCGCCGGAGACTGGCTTGCTTCAAACAGAGCGGCCGAATGGGGCGGCCTTCGGAACGGCCATATCGTTCTGCGTCATTTGCTTTCGCAGCTCGCCATGGGGGCTGAGGTGTTCCGTTTTAATTCTGTTACCGCCTTGGAAAACCCGCTTTATCAAAGAGGCACAGACCCAAACACCCAGTGGTGGAGCGATACATACAGGCAGGGAATGTGGAATTTTCTCAAGATAGTGGAATCTGGGGCATTCCCGTCAACGCCATCAAGACAGCAGATAAAGGGGATCTCGCCTGTGGCAGCAGCACTTCCCGAGCCCGATTATGAGCACCTGAGAAAGGAAGATGTAAACCACGATTGGAATAATTATTCGCCGGACAGCTCAGCCTATGTAATTAACAACCTCGAATGCTGGAACGCATATAAAGACGTGCCCGAATACGACTTAACCTCCATATTCTTCAACACAAAGCGAAGATGGGACAATTTCTTCCCAACCTCACCCTCAGGATTTGCGCTCGCTGTGCCGTATAAATCCAAGCAGCAGCTTGAGGCAATGCCTTGGTGCAAAAAGGCCTTTGAAACAGACGGGGTAAGCTGGGAGAGCTTCGATAGACTTATGCTTGCTGAATCAGAGATAAGCTCCGAGCTTCTCACTCAGCGAACCAATATGCCTTTTTATGTGGAAAACGAATGCTTCTGGCAGGTAATTCAAAGCGAGGATTCGCCGGAGACATATTATGCGCTTTTGATGGACTCGGCAACTCTGAGCCCGAAAGAGCGGGAGGTTAGGCTGAGATTGGGCAGCGAATCAGGGGCGTGGGAAGTTTACGACCAGCTGGGCTCCGAGCAGCCTCTGGGCGAAATCAGAAGGCCGCCGGACTCGCTCGAGATTACTGTACCGGCAGGCAGCGTTAGACTGCTAACGATAAAGGCAAGCCAAAACAGCGATGCTGATATCTATGAGGACGGCTTCGTTGACCATACCGATCTTATGATGATGGTTCATCAGTGGCTCGGGCCTCCAATGAGGCCTTCTGCTGATATCGCTCCGGAAAACGGAGACGATTTTGTGAATCTGCTGGATTTTTCAGTCCTCGCTGAAAGCTGGCTTATCTTTGCCCCGGGCACGGAATACTATTTAGACAGCGAAAACGGAGACGACTCAAATTCCGGGCTGACCCCGCAGTCGGCTTGGAAAACTCTCTCGAAAGCCAGCACGCAAAGTTTTGATATGGGCGATTCTGTCCTGTTTAAATCCGGCCAGACTTTCGAAGGCACGTTCCAGATAACCTCCAGCGGAACCGAAAAAGCCCCGATTAAGATATCCTCGTGGGGAGAAGGCGAAAAGCCGGTAATTGATTCAAAAGGCTTCTTTGCGGGAATAGAAATTATAGATTCAAGCTTTGTTGAGGTTAGCGGGATTGAAATCACCTCCGACGGCGGTCAGGCTATAGACCCCCGCGCAGAGAAAGAGCGATACGGTGTTTATGCATCAGCTTCCGGCTCTGAAATCCGGAAAGACATCAGACTCTCTGACCTCTACATCCACGATATATTCGCAGAAGTGCCAATCAGTGCTGGAGGGAAAAATCCAACCTCGAATATGGGCAAAGGCATAGAAGTGATGGCGCAAGGCTGGGGCGAACCCTACTTCGAAGGTGTTTTAATAGAAAACTGCGAGATAGAAAGAACCGGCCATTACGCTCTGGGCCTACATACACGACAAACCAGCGACCAGAGCCGCTATACGAGGGATGTAGAGATATTGAACAACACGCTCACTGATATAGGCGGACCGGGAATTCAGCCGGGAAGGTGCAGGGATGTGCTGGTTCGCGGGAACACCGTTGATGCGAGCGGAGCGTACGTTGACCCGAGAATGCACGGCAGAGGGAGCGGGATTTGGCCTTGGAGCTGCCACAATGTGCTTATAGAGAAGAACAGTTTTATGCATGCAAGAGGCAAGGCAGATTCCTGCGGAGCGCATATAGATTTTAACTGTTCAGATGTGGTAGTTCAGTACAATTTCAGCATGGACAACGAAGGCGGTTTCATCGAAATCCTCGGCAACAACTACAACTGCTGCTACCGGTATAACGTAAGCGTTAATGACGGCTTCAGGGTAAAGGGGCAAAACGGGGCTTTACAGGAAGGGAAAACCATATTTGCAGGAGGTTATGTCGGTTCAGGGAATCCAAAGACAGGCCCTTTTAATACTTACATCTACAACAATACGATATACACTCAGGGTGATGGAAGATCCTGTTTCAGGATTGAAAAAACAGCAGACGGGCTTCTTATCGCAAACAACATCTTCTGCATGTACGGAGAAACTGCGCACGATTCCGGGGATTCAGGACAGGTGAGCAATGTGATTTTTGAAAACAATATGTATATCTATGAGGATATATGGCCGGCAAGTATGCCGATTCAGGATTCAGCTCCGATATACGGCTGGCCTGTATTTACCAATCTCGGCGGAACCGACCCGCTCGATTATATCCCCACAAACACAGATGCAGTGCAGGATGCGGGTATCGAAATCCCCAAACTCCCCGGCGACAGCGTTGGCCTTGAAATAGGCCTTGAGGTGCAGGAAGATTTCAGAGGCAATCCCATCATAGGCCTGCCGGATTTAGGCGCTTTCGAGATGGGAAGCTAATAGGATATTTCTATGCTGCAGAAACATACTGCCTGAGAAAAGCGGCTCCGATTTAAGCCGCATCGAAGTTAATCCACATAAACTGCACGATTACACGGTTTTTATTCCTCTGCAAAGCGGAATCGATTGATCTTTTCGCCCAAGATTTTTACATCGTCCAGCATCACATAAAGGCATGGCACAAGAACCAATGTAATCACGGTTGCGAAGACGATACCGAAGCCCAGCGAGATAGCCATTGGAATCATAAACCTTGCCTGCCGGGAAGTTTCGAAAATCATCGGTGCAAGCCCTCCGAACGTTGTGAGTGTTGTGAGCATAATGGGCCGAAATCTTCTCAGCCCAGCCCTGTGCACGGCCTGCAAAGGCGTAGAGCCTTCGAGCTTGTGGTTGTTTGCAAAATCGATCAGCACGAGCGAATCGTTCACCACAACCCCCGCAAGGGCAACCACCCCCATCATACTCATAATGCTCAGCGAGTAGCCCATTAGTATATGCCCGAGAACCGCTCCAATAATCCCGAACGGGATAGCCATCATCACAATGATCGGCTGCCAGTAGCTTCGGAACGGGATAGCAAGCACTGCATAAATGCACAGCACCGCCATTATGAGCCCGAGGAAAAGTGCCTTCATACTTTCGTTGAAGTCTTCCTGGCGGCCTTCCCAACCGTAAGAGAGCCCGGGGAAGTCTTTTTTAACCTCGGGCAGGATATCTTCCATAAGCGAGGTCTGCACTTTGCTCGTTTCGCTTATCGGCTCAACGTTTGCGGTAACCTGAATCACCCGCCTGCCTTCTTTTCTGTCGATGGTAGTGTACGACCGGCCGATATAATAATCTGCTACCTGCAGCAAAGGCACGTCCGTGCCTGAAGGGGTTCTAACGAGAAACTGCTCTATGTCGTATTCGCTCACTCGCTGTCTTTCGGGATACTTCACTCGCACCTGCACCTCATTCCTGCCTCTCTGCTGCCTTACGGCTTCAGCTCCATAGAATGCATTCCGCACCTGCGAGGCGATTCCTGCTGCTGTGAGCCCGAGGCTTCTTCCCTCCGGCTTGATCCTGAAGTTGTACTGTCTTTTGCCCGGGGTATGTCCGTCGTCCACATCTTTTACATGCCCGAATTCAGAGAGCTCTTCTGCGAGGGCCTCGCCTGCGTTTTCAAGGATGTCTATATTACTGTGGCTAAGCTCTACAGTAATCGCGGCTCCCGAGCCCGGCCCGCCTCTGTCCGCTTCGAAACGCAGCATCTCCAGCCCGGGTATTTCTCCTGTCTTTTCACGCCAGAGGCGGGTAACCTGTGTGGTTGAGACCGGCCTTTCATCAGCATCGGTAAGAAAGAAACGCACAGAAACCCTGTTTCCTCTGATAACGGAAAACAGCCCTTTGGAGAGCTTGTCTGCGCCGTTTTCTTCAGCAATCTCTCTTCCCGCTTTCACCAATTTATTCTGCACCTTTCTTGCATCTTCCAGCGGAGCGCCGAAGGGAAGTTTTGCGGAGGCATAGGCATAATCAGACTCCACACGAGGCATAAGGATTGTCCCGATTCGTCCGCTCTGAACGTAGCCGAGTATCCCTGCAAAAATAGCTATACCTGCCGCTATAACCACATAACGCCATCTGAGCAGGAATTTGAGCAGGGGGCCGAAATGATTGGTGATAAATTTTTCGTATTTCCTGCTGAATGCCTGCTGATACTTGTGAATTTTGGATATAAGCCAGCCCTCACGCTTGTGCTTGTGGGAGAGGTGCGCGGGGAGAATGAAAAGCGCCTCAACCAGCGATATTATAAAAACCGTTGAAACCACCAGCGGAATCACCTTCCATATCTTGCCCACGAATCCCGGGACAAACATAAGCGGCATAAACGCCACCACGTTTGTAATAATGCTGAAGGTTACCGGCCCTGCCACTTCCCTTGCACCTTTGACTGCTGCTTCGAGGAAGTTCCCGCCGCGTTTTCGGTATTCGTATATGTTCTCGCCCACAACAATCGCATCATCAACCACAATACCAAGAGAGACGATAAATGCGAACATCGATATCATATTTATCGTTACCCCGAGCCCGGGCAGGAAGAGCAGTCCGCCGAGAAACGAGATCGGAATACCCATCGTTACCCAGAAAGCGAGCCTTATCTCGAGGAATATACCCAGCGTTAAAAGGACGAGTGTAAGGCCGATGAAGGCATTTTTCAGGAGCAGTTCGAGCCTCTGGCGGTAGATATCAGAGCGGTCTCTGGTAATAACCCAGTCTATCCCTGGCGGTATAGTGCTGTCTATAGAATGCATTGCCTCCATTACGCTTTCCGAAACGCTTATGGGTGTCTGTTTTCCGGTTCTGAAAGCGTTTATCCCAACAGCGCGTTTTCCGTTGAAGTAGCCCTCTTTTTTTGTATCTTCGAATGTGTCTGTTACCTCGGCAATGTCTCGTAGATAAAGAACAGACCCGTCATCATTTGTAACAATCGGGATCCGGGCAAACTCCTCCGCCCAGTCTTTCCTCTGCATAATCCGCACGAGGATATCGCCGGACTTTGTGCGAAGTGTACCGCAGGGGATCTCCTGAGAGTTTGTGTCTATGATCCTCGATACCTCGCTGAGGCTGAGCCCGAGGCCGCGAAGCTTGTTTTTGTCTATCTCTACGTATATCTCATAATCGCGAACGCCTGAAAGGTCTACCTGCGTTATGCCCTCGCTGTTGAGAAGCCGGTCGCGCACCTGCTCTGCAACCTCTCGAAGCACCCACTCGGAGCTGTCTCCGTAGATCTGCATGTCGATAACATGCCTGCGTATTACATTCAGGTTTACCTCCGGCTCCTCAGCATCGTCCGGAAATGTTATAATCCTGTCCACCTCCTGCTGGATATCCTGATACACCTTCTGCTGGTCTGCGCTTTCAAGGAGCTCGGCAGTTACCACGCCCACACCTTCAGAAGCGGTGGCGGTGATCTCTTTTACCCCGTCGAGGCCGCGCACGGCCTCTTCAACCACAAGCACAATCCCCTGTTCAACCTCCTCAGGGCTTGCGCCCGGGTACGGAACGGTGATTGTAACCCTGTCCAGATCGAATTCAGGAAACACCTCCTGCTTTATCTGCGAGGAAAGCAGAAAACCGCCTACGAGGAAAACTATCATCAAAAGATTGGCCACTACATGATTTTTGGCCATCCAGGCGATCGGTCCGGTAAGTTTGGTCTGCGGGTTATTCATAGGCGTTCTCCTCGGCTGCTGCCTCGCTTATGCGAAGAGGCATACCCTCCACTGGTGCTGCGATGTCTGATGTAACCACTCTGTCCGATTCGGTGATTCCGCTCTTAACGTAAACGAAGCTGTGTTCTTTGAATACGATCTCTGCCTTTCTGATTTCAAGCTTATTATCCTCGTTCACTACCCAGACGGTATTGTTGTCGTGGATGTATTTTCTTTTCAGGCGGAAAACGTTTTCAATCATCTTTCCGTGAATCCGGCACCTCAGATAAGCCCCGAAGAGGATTTCCTCCCCGCCGTTGTTTTGCCTGTCCAAACAGAACGGGTCTTCCGCCTCCACAAGCACCCTTGCCATTCGCCCATTTTCTTCGAGCGAGCCGATAAGCCTGAGCACCCTGCCCTCTCTGGATGCATCCGAGGGCCATACAGAGTCGTTGTAGATTTCAACCTTTGAGCCTGTTTCCCTGGTGTTTTTCGGGAACAGAATCCATTTGAGCTGCTTCTCCGGCACGAGAACTTCAATCCAAGCCGCTTCTGTGCCCACAAGCTCGAAAACTCTGGCTGATGTATTCGCAAGCTCCCCGAGCTCAACGTTTTTCTCGTTTATCCTCGCATCAAACGGTGCCTGAATTATGCATCTTTCGTAATTTTTCTCTGCCCTTGCAAGGGCGGCCTGAGCGCTTTTTACACTCGCCTCTGCCTTCTGAAGCTGGGGCTTTTTCAGCACAAGAGCCCTGTCCTGTTCGCTGAGCTGCTCGCCCATCAGCTCATAATCGCTCTTTGCAGCGCGGACATTACCCTTCTGAATCTCTAAATCGGCCTCTGCAGAGCTAAGAGCGCTTCTGGCTTTCTCAAGCTCGCTGAGGTAGTCTGTTTTTTCAATATGCACAAGCTCGCTTCCAGCCTGAACAAAGCTTCCCGGTATGAGCCTTTCGGCAGTCCATTCCACTTTTCCGGAAACCTCAGGCCTGATCGAGGCTGTTCTTGCCGGCTGGGCGGTTCCCATAGCCCTAACCTCAGCGGGGTAATCCGCCTTGCTGAAGCTCTCAGCCGTTACGAGTCTTGCCTGTTTCTCGGGTTTTCTTTTTCTCGCCTCAGGCTTGTTATCGAGCTGATATTTCGCTATCAGCAAACCGCCGGCTATTATCAAAAGAGGAAGTATCAGATTGATTGAGATGTTAAGTATTTTCTTCATATTTTTCTTATGTCCCTGTTTGATTTTGCCAAATTATCAGCTGCTCTGCTCCCAGCCTCCAGCAAGTGCCCTGCATAAAGAGATCCTTGCCTTAACAAGATTGAGCCTTGAATTTACAAGCGAAACCTCGAGTTCCTGCTGGTTTTCGATTGCATTGAGCAGATATATATATCCCTGCTGTCCGTTTATATACTGCTGCTTTACAGATTTTGTATTCTTCTGTGCTATTTCGAGCTGTCTCTGCAGGCTCCTGAAATACTCTTTCTCCCGCTGTTCGGTTTCAATCGCATCTTCCACATCTTTCACAGCTCTAATCACGTTTTGACGGTATATGCTGATTCGCTCCTGCAGCACAGCCCTTGCCCTGTTGGCCTCTGCCTCACGGCTGCCTGCATCGAAGAGCGGCCCTGTAAGCCCTGCGGCAATCGAGCCGAGCCAGTTGTCGAAAACATCTTCAATATCGCTGTCTGCTCCGGATACCGAGCCGGTTAGAGTGAGCGAGGGATACTGGCGAGCGATAGCTGCGGCGGCTGAATAGTCTGCCGCTCGAACCGCATTCAGTGAGCTGATTAGATCAGGCCTTCTCTTGAGAAGCTCAGCGGGTATTCCGGCCTCGGGAATCGGCGGGAGCTCGGGGATTTCTGCATCCGGTGCAGCGGAAAACTCCTTCGGCTCTCTGCCAAGCAGAACAGCAAGCTGGTTTTCCAGAAGATTAACGTTTTTCTCTGCATTTATCAGCCTGCCTTGAGCGGCCTCAAGGATCCTCTCCTGGCTGTGCAAATCGGAGGCTCTTGCCATCCCTTGGCGATACTGCATTCGCACAGTTTCCAGTGATTTGCGGTTGGTTTGAACCTGCTCTTCTATGATCCGCTTTTCGAGAATCCCCGCCTTCAGGGCATACCAAGTTTGTGCGATATCAGCGGTGAGGCTGATTTTTGAGGCAATCAAATCCTGCCTGCTTGCCTCAAAGTTTTTCTCAGCTGCCTTCTGAGCTGAATCAATTCGTTTCCAGAGGTCTATTTCATA is a window encoding:
- a CDS encoding right-handed parallel beta-helix repeat-containing protein, producing MLSRFLPNQRVVFLLLCVFGFQAMAQSAFQPYNTGSDNIIHITAADFDGVGAKDYVVCMSVQGKIKAYDRPALHPQGSSPLLWEYSTPVSFNIMIKAAQANSQSPGEEILIPGTDGKLRILSSQGELLSEKPVGSGAMYCAETGKNSSGEIIIAAGGVDGSVYFLDEAGSQLAAKTPANKGIVRRIAAGNFDGTGGDEIAVFYIQKGFAGNRYIEFYDLDTFERPSYLQIEEPLYDDAGPTVAWGHTGMGWTDKQTPWAYDMDGDGDEEIAAHWGVLHPESGSTETRLSEFVDDGELLYLGQDYENAYETTPTGKYLLQQGIPGNFKGGAEYPDTELFTVYGDDLYLVNYDTSKSPETNRCEVSDYTNAHPLYHFTDAARLEDRSGGLDKIVLAGPITGDDHFYTVDLSGDNWKQQAQTIDGRGVLGEVDSNLDQLWDDLEGFSGSQASFQKPIWFIHYFSSWLGWEMTPENIETHGQMVEDAIKSWENTLGGNPQRVVFAASHSPNVIGPNGGDPDITPEGMVAYCAELASRGIYFCLKIGHGQNLYMSAENLADCYEASVVGGECYMMARTKELHTIDAYKPHMDAVLQRSQQIGEEPAKIMLCGKGAIFSAMTPSQASTYFPAYKDILMPGVENSNVNAVDWSFSERVGLWMSEQVESWGCNLAGDWLASNRAAEWGGLRNGHIVLRHLLSQLAMGAEVFRFNSVTALENPLYQRGTDPNTQWWSDTYRQGMWNFLKIVESGAFPSTPSRQQIKGISPVAAALPEPDYEHLRKEDVNHDWNNYSPDSSAYVINNLECWNAYKDVPEYDLTSIFFNTKRRWDNFFPTSPSGFALAVPYKSKQQLEAMPWCKKAFETDGVSWESFDRLMLAESEISSELLTQRTNMPFYVENECFWQVIQSEDSPETYYALLMDSATLSPKEREVRLRLGSESGAWEVYDQLGSEQPLGEIRRPPDSLEITVPAGSVRLLTIKASQNSDADIYEDGFVDHTDLMMMVHQWLGPPMRPSADIAPENGDDFVNLLDFSVLAESWLIFAPGTEYYLDSENGDDSNSGLTPQSAWKTLSKASTQSFDMGDSVLFKSGQTFEGTFQITSSGTEKAPIKISSWGEGEKPVIDSKGFFAGIEIIDSSFVEVSGIEITSDGGQAIDPRAEKERYGVYASASGSEIRKDIRLSDLYIHDIFAEVPISAGGKNPTSNMGKGIEVMAQGWGEPYFEGVLIENCEIERTGHYALGLHTRQTSDQSRYTRDVEILNNTLTDIGGPGIQPGRCRDVLVRGNTVDASGAYVDPRMHGRGSGIWPWSCHNVLIEKNSFMHARGKADSCGAHIDFNCSDVVVQYNFSMDNEGGFIEILGNNYNCCYRYNVSVNDGFRVKGQNGALQEGKTIFAGGYVGSGNPKTGPFNTYIYNNTIYTQGDGRSCFRIEKTADGLLIANNIFCMYGETAHDSGDSGQVSNVIFENNMYIYEDIWPASMPIQDSAPIYGWPVFTNLGGTDPLDYIPTNTDAVQDAGIEIPKLPGDSVGLEIGLEVQEDFRGNPIIGLPDLGAFEMGS
- a CDS encoding sulfatase-like hydrolase/transferase; amino-acid sequence: MPENRRFTRRQFIGSAACSAAALALAGKTLGARKTGRPNLVIIHTDEHNFRTLGCCRDMLSNEQAYMWGEGLKVETPHIDSIAKQGAIATSCYSSSPVCSPSRSSLQTGLYPQATAVKKNNIPMLSSVKTFANVLQEKGYATTYLGKWHLDGYGKPQWDPKRNFGYQDNRYMFNRGHWKKLIVKDNGGALPPEHYVDGKLTMMWKLPSQESVIGDEKSFTTDFLCDRTIQAIERDKDRPFCVMCSIPDPHGPDKVRSPYNKMYDKDKFEEPRTLDAGKNLPGWLSKGKNWTDGFTESQRNGLAEYFGMVKCIDDNVGKILAYLKRTGLEENTIVVFTSDHGDLMGEHNRHNKGLPYETSARIPFVIKYPGKIKPGKIVRKANTNTDFAPTILSLMGFEGELKGCHGEDISKDFTSHEKIVDSERIVYFRHANENWAAAVSSRYKLVLSTVDRPWLFDLEKDPDELINFYNKKEYAGVAQRFKKAIVEQMKKFEEPMLKNGNLKMS
- a CDS encoding right-handed parallel beta-helix repeat-containing protein, which encodes MKVKTFFTAAVLLTFALSQARAETYYIDSQEGSDSNSGLSESSPLEGFEKVNSKSFASGDKILIKRGSKINGSLKISANASAENPLVIAPYGKGQEPVIDAAGYLAGVHIKNSSGVVLKGIEITGDAGKPKEKFNQTQRYAVLVEADKGGVHKSIRLEELDIHDIFAAKQRPSDGKNKTSNRAVGILFSSGGNTNSFLSDLTVINCRIRKTGFTGISFSCNNKEEKYYNTGIRVLKNRLQYIGGPGIQPSRAKDMLVQGNKVYRSGSTADKRMHSRGSGIWTWSCSDVLIEKNKFTQAGGKADSCGMHIDFNCRNVVIQYNYSAYNAGGFIEILGNNHNCAYRYNVSVNDGFREKGKKGAHQEGKILWTSGYVGRNREKHGPYNSYIYNNTIYTKPGSRSCFSISPTTQGLLIANNIFCLNGKTVNVLGDQDNQKARSENPFEPVVFKNNIYCSPDILPEDLGIKDSNPIYGSPDFQQPGGWQVQNYIPQNKGLIKDKGIEIPKLPSDETGLEIGLEPPHDFAGKEIKGRPDIGAFEID